The genomic segment cagctaattcttttagtACTTACAGTAGTGTTTGCCCTAtaggccgggctggtctcgaactcctgacctcaggtgatccgactgtctcagcctcccaaagtgctgggattacaggcgtaaatcGCCGCGCCCAGCCCTAGCAAAATTCTGATTGCATCAGCTTGACAACTTTTAGCTGGCTGTGGGTGTCTGGATCATCCATCTACCCCCTGAACCAAGGACTACCACTCTGCCACCCCCTAAAGCCCTCCTGCTAGAAGGGGTGGGCCCCTGCTGGGATGCTGGATAAACAAGCCAAGCTCTCTGCCTTCCGGGAGTTAAGCCGGGAGTCTAGTGTTGCCTGGGTTTGCAGCACAGTCTGACTTGTACTATTAAGAGGTACAAAGTTCTGAGCGCTGTTTAGGAGCAACTTTGCATTTGTGTACCGCTCCACGTATTACATTTTTACAGATTCCTACGGAACTCCTGAGGAGGATTTACATTTTAAGACAGGCGATGGTTCTCCCACAAAATGTGGGATCGGTATCTGGTGTTaaggaggtttttgtttttcaggtaaAGGAAGGGAGAGTCCCAGAAAGGAACAGAATTTCACAGCTGTTTGAGACTGTAGAGATTCTGTAGCCCAACCTCTTAATTTTATGGCCTAGGAAACAAGCGCCAGTGAAGCAACcggactttcccaaggtcacaagcTAGTAAGTGGGAGGGCGGAAGCATGTACCCGGGCCCTGGCTCAGGATGGGGCCTCAGGAATGCTCCCTCCACGCTAGTGTTTATCTGGCAGCCACGCCCGCCCGCACCGAAACCCTGGAGCCTCGGGCAACCCGACACCCAGCTCTGGCGGCCAAGCCTGCTGGGGCCATCCCTACATCTCGGCAGGTCCGGATTCCCGGTCCTGCCCTCAGGAAACCTCTGGGTCGCTTGGGAGCAGAAGTGAGAGCTGGGCTCTGCGTCCCAATCCCGCGACCCTGGCCAGAGTCCCCAGAACAAAAACGCCCGTCCCTCCCTTCCCCTACTGCCCCGCCGCAGCCCCGCACGTGCGGCGCCTCGTGCACCGCCccgggccccgcccccgccctccATTGGCTGTTCCCGCgccttcctcctctgccccctccccacgCGACCAGACTCAGCTGCGGCTCCACGTGACCCGCGGGGGGACGTCCACGCCGAGCCAGCGGAAGCTCGGATAGGTCCCTCTGGCCGGCCGCCGCTCCGAGCCCCGCCCTGGTTCGGTAGCGCGTCGGGAAGGTTGGGAGACAGGGACGACCGGGAGAGGCTGCGGTGGtcgggaaggcagaggttatgaAGACAGCGGTGAAGCAGGGACACTAGTAGGAAGGAAGGGACCTCGCCGAGGAAGGCCCACGTCCACCAGGCGCCAATCAAGGGACACaggggcggcggggcggggcctCCGCGGGGGTCCTCACCTGGCCCCGCACGTGTCTTGCTTAGCCGGGCTGCCCCGACCAATCGCGGCCCGAGGAGCTGTGGCTGCCCCTCTCGCAGGCTGGGCCAATCCAGAGCCGCGATCCCGGGAAGCTGGCCTGGCCTCATGAATAATTAATGTATCAGAGCCGGTCCGCAGGCGGGGTAGCGATGGAGGGAGGCGGGGGCGCCGCTGGGCGCCTGCGCAGTAGCTGCCCGTGTCGGCAGCTGCAGCGGGTCGCAAGGCTCCGGCCCATCTCGGGGGCGGGCGGGGGAAGCGAGGCGCGCGAGCTGAGTCCAGGGCACGATGTCCGACGCGGGCGGCGGAAAGAAGCCGCCTGTGGAGCCGCAGGCAGGACCCGGCCCGGGGCCGGGGCGCGCAGCTGGGGAAAGGGGCCTGTCGGGCTCCTTCCCCCTGGTCCTGAAGAAGCTGATGGAGAACCCCCCGCGCGAGTCGCGCCTAGGTGAGGGCGGGGTGGTGGTCCGCGCGGGCCTGGGGGCGGGACTTCTGCAGGGGCGGGGCATCGTGAGGGCGGGGCCGGGGTGGCTTGGGGTCAGGGAGCAGTGGTCCAGCGGAGGGGGATGGGGCCGGGATGACCAGGAATCTGGAGGACGAGGCCAGGGGGCTGGGGACAGAGGGTCAGGGGTGAGCTGAAACAGTGGGTCTGGCGGGAGAGGGTGAGTGGTGGTGTTTGAGGAGGCGGAAGGGGATCGGGAGCAATCACTTAAATGACGCTTCAGGGCCCCTCCCCCGAGGCCGCCTGCATCGGAGTCACTCGGGATGCCTGTTTAAAATGCCGGTTCCTGGGCCCCACCCATTCTGCGGCCGCCGGGACAGGGGTCTTGCATGTTAAGGAGCAACCCACCACACCTCCATTATTATTCTAAGTACATCAAAGTTTAGGAAGCACAGGTCTATTGTCACCGTACATGGCGTTTCCCACGGGGAGACCTGGTTTCCTCCCTGGGTGTGAGTTGCCCCAGCTGCTAGGTCCATGCGGGAGGCTTTCTGTCGAGGGGGCTGCTGCtgagtgggtgggggaggggtgtgggCAAGGGGCGTGGGGTGCCTTGGGAGGGGAGTTTTGGGCCAAACAGGAAGGGATGAGGGTCAGATGAGGCCACAAGGCCCTTCGCCTGGTTGATTCTAGCTGACCCTAGACTCTGGGGCCACAGTGGCAGGACTGAGCTTCATCTTCTTGCCTAGGCCACGAAGGTCCCTAGGGCATATGTGGAAAGCAGGTCTGGCCTTGTTTTTCGCCCTGGGAGATGGGGTTCATGGAGTGGCAGGAGGGCCGCCTGTGGTGGGATTGTCGGTACACTGAGGTATACTTGGAGTGTGAGACCTTTGCATTTCCAAGAGCCATCAGGTATTTCAGGGTTTGGGAAAGGGAAAGGCATTTGAGAGTTGTCTGGCCTGAGGAatggattttcctttttaaaatcccatttctcttcttttcctctgtgtgttCTGACGCTCCCATCCCTGTGGCTGTCACTGTTGAGTTATAAATAGCTTCAGCACGTCAGGTGAGGCCAGCCTCTCTCCTCTTGCTTTGGGACCTCATGTGCACAAacccttttgtttttgagacgatgCTTTGTTCCAAATCTGGGGCTAGACAGGCTGCAGGGAGAGGTGTACACATCTGGCAGTTTCTTGTTTGAGATGACCAGGTAATAACCATCCATGACAAGAATTCTACCCGACATTCGCAGAGTGCTCACGAAGCATGTTGACATCATCTTATTTCATGAACAGTCCTAGAGGGTATTCTCCCCACTTCCCAGATgaggaaaattgaggctcagggaggtgctGTCTCAAAGTCACAAAGCTAGACCTTATGACTCTCAGTTTGGGGCCCTTTCTACTGTATCACACTGGCAGCCACTGTTGTGTTACTTGAGTGATGGACTAGtcctttatttcttaaaatttaaaatatctttcattgCTTAGGCCAGGCAAAACCTGCAGCTTACTGATGCCTGCCCTTCAGTATGGCTGCTTTTCTATCTTCtgccttctcctgcctcatttgATCCCAAATGACCCCACCCAACATGGGTCACAGTCATTTCTGAACAGAATGGGAGTCCAGATCTTAGGTGAGGAGAGCAGGAAGGCCATCTGGCCCACCCAGCCCACCAAGGCTTGACTCTCTTACTTCCCAGTTGGTTTTAAACCAAAGCCTGGTATAGAAGGCAGTTGCAGGCATTCAGATTAATTTGTATTAGAAAGCCATGACCAAGTTGTTTGTCAAAACCTCCACCTTCTTAACTCAGTGGGTGTGTTCATTTTTATTGGACCAACAAGCTGCTGTTTGGTCTGGGAGTCCATGCATGACTGGTTTATCTCCAACTTAATCATATTTGATTTCTCCTTTTCACTTATAAATCCAGAGTTCAAAATTGTCTCCCTCAATTTTGAAAACTCATTATTAATTTGTCATGATTTTATCTCCCACTTCCCTGATTGACCTTGCTGTCACTTTGATTTCCTTCCAACCTTGTCacatttctctgtcttttttaaattgcccTCTCTTGGATATCCACACATGTAACTTTGTGACTGAGACAATGAGGCATATCTAGTCCCCACTAATTGATTAGTTTTGCTTTAAATAGGAGCAGTCTTCTTCAGATCCAcccctctctttcctcccagAAAACCTGCCTTCATTCTTTCCTTATTCAGGGATAAAGGTCTCTTGAAATGGTTGCTCTGAAAGGGTCCTGAAAAGACAGCTCCAGGCCCTTTCTAATAAACCTAATCTGAATCTGTTTGCAAGTTCAGTATTCTGTagttactatatatatttttccatactCCACTGTCTGCCTACCCCTTGGTGGGCCcttaaaatctagaaataaatcaTTCCCTACCCTCAGTGAGCCCACAGTAACAATGaatgcctgctatgtgccaggaagtctgtagacactttttttttttttgagatggagttttgctcttgttgcccaagctggagtgcagtggcacagtctcggttcactgcaacctctgcctccaaggttcaagtgattctccttcctcagccttccaagtggctaggattacaggcatgcaccactatgcctggctgattttttgtatttttagtagataccaggtttcaccatgtttgtcaggctggtctcacactcctgacctcaggtgattcgcccgccttggcctcccaaagtgctgggattacaggcgtgagccactacaacTGGCTGTAAAGACACTTTCAAATGTTACCTCGAATCTTCACCAAACAAACAGCTTTATCCTACGTACAGTGGAAGACACCAAGgttcagagaggtcaagtaacaTGGCTAAGTTCCCACATCACACAGCAAGTGGGTGCCAAAGCTGGGACTCCTCCCTGGTCTGCGTTCTGTGGAGAAGCATAACTGGAGGGAACAGGACAGGGGAACACAAAAGTTCTTGGCTGGAAGAGCTCAGCCCTTTCTAAGCTAAGCTATCAGGAAAGGTCAGAGAATCCATTTCCCTCCTTGTAGTCTCTCTCCTGCAGATGCTAAccctattctgtttcttttttttttttctttatttgagatgaagtttcgctctttgttgctcagcctggagggcagtggtgcaatctgcaaccttggcctcccgtgtttaaacaattctcttgtctcagcctcccaagtagctgggattacaggcacactccaccacacccagctaatttttgtggttttttttgtttgtttgagatggagtctcactctgtcccccaggctagagtgcagtggcacaatctctgctcactccaACCTCAACTTCTTGGGTTCTatcaattctcttgtctcagcctcccaagtagctgggattacaggtgcccaccaccacatccagctaattttgtatttttagtagagatggggtttcaccatgttggtcaggttggtcttgaactcatgacctcagataatccacctgcctcagcctcccaaagtgccggggttacaggcatgagccactgcacctgtcctgtttctttctttctttctttctttttgaggcggagtttcgctcttgtcacccaggctggattgcaatggtgtgatctctgctcactgcaacctccgacttttggagttcaggcagttctcctgccacagcctccggggattacaggcattcgctaccatacctggctaatttttgtatttttagtaaaaacagcatttcaccatgttggccaggctggtctcgaactcctgacctcaggtgatccactcgcctcagcctcccaaagtgctgggattataagcctgagccactgcgcccagccagtgcTACAGACTATTCTGAATTACCccgtggccaggcatggtggctcacacctgtaatcccagcactttgggagaccaagaagggtggaccacctgaggtcaaaagtttgagaccagcctgaccaacatggtgaaaccaggaggcggaggttgcagtgagccgagattgtggcattgcactccagtctgggcaacagagtgaaactccatctcaaaaataaagtaaaataggccgggcacagtggctcacccctgtaatcgcagcactttgggaggccagtgtaggcggatcacctgcagtcaggtgttcgagaccagcctggctaacatggcaaatctccatctctactaaattaataaatacaaaaaattagccaggtacggtggcaggcacctgtaatttcagctactcaggagtctgaagcaggagaatggcttgaacccaggaggcagaggttgcagtgagccaaaattggaccattgcactccagcctgggtgatgagagtgaaactccgtctcaaaaaaaattaaaaattgaataggctgggcgcagtggctcacgcctgtaatcccagcactttgggaggccgaggcgggtggatcatgaggtcaagagatcgagaccatcctgatcaacatggtgaaaccccgtctctactaaaaatacaaaaaattagctgggcacggtggtgtgtgcctgtaatcccagctactcaggaggctgaggcaggagaattgcctgaacccaggaggcggaggttgcgttgagccgagatcacgccattgcactccagcctgggcaacaagagcgaaactctgtctcaaaaaaaataaataaataaaataaaaataataataaaaattgaataaataacaaattaatcCTGTGACCACTTGAGGCCTCAGAGCATGTGGTAAGCATTCTGGGAAGGCCAGGCATGGATGAGGATGGGATACCATGTCTAAAGGAGAATAGCTGGGCCTGGTTCAAGTGCTAGATTCTAACTGGAGAACAGAGCAGGCTCTTGAAATGCATGGGTTGGAATCAGGACTGTGAGAAGGATGGGCCAGGCCTGTGAGACTCACTGCCCACTTCCTGGGATCAAGTTTGGCCTAGAAGGATAGGACCTTCTAGCCAAAAGCATTACAGGATAGGAATCTACTGTGTGGTATCTCATCACAGATGTTGTGTCTGCAGataaggaaaaggggaaggaaaagcTGGAGGAGGACGAGGCAGCAGCCGCCAGCACCATGGCCGTCTCAGCCTCACTTATGCCACCCATCTGGGACAAGACCATCCCATATGATGGTGAATCTTTCCACCTGGAGTACATGGACCTGGACGAGTTCCTGCTGGAGAATGGCATCCCTGCCAGCCCCACCCACCTGGCCCACAACCTGCTGCTGCCTGTAGCTGAGCTAGAAGGGAAGGAGTCTGCCAGCTCTTCCACAGCGTCCCCACCATCCTCCTCCACTGCCATCTTTCAGCCCTCTGAAACCGTGTCCAGCACAGGTCGGTGACGGGACATTGGGCAGGGCCACCTGTCCCATCCAAGGAAGTCCATTTCTCACTATGGGCTGCCTGTATCCACGCACCCAGTGAGCCCCTTCTCTGAGGGAAGGCCctgctgaggctgcagtgtggaGGAACCCTCCACTCCACATCCTTCTACACAGTTCCCCGAAGCTAAAGATAAAAATAGTGGTCAtagggccaggtgccatggctcatacctgtaatcccagcaaatattagctgggcatggtggcacgcacctgtagtcgcagctactcaggaggctgaggtgggagaatcgcttgaacccgggaggctgaagttgcagtgagccaagattgcgctactgcacttcagcctggacaacagagcaagactccgtctcaaaaaaaaaaaaaaaatagtgatgatGTCAGCAGCAGTTGGAACCTTTCTGTTGGCTGGTGTGCTGCAGACAGGCAGGACGGGACCTTCTAGGTCAAAGTGTTACAGGATAGAAATCCCaccctgtggctcacacctgtaatcccagcactttgggaggccaagacaggtggatcataaagtcaggagttggagaccagcttggccaaaatggtgaaaccccatctctaaagatacaaaaaattagctgggtatggtggtgggcccctataatcccagctgctcgggaggctgaggcagaagaatcgcttgaacctggaaggtggaggttgcaggaagccaagattgcgccattgcactccagcctgggagacagggtgagacgctgtctcaaaaaaaaaaaaaatcccactctGCATTTCCTCAATGCTGCTCGTTTACTCCGATGTGTACTTTGCCAGAGATTATCAGGAAGCTCAAGCAATGATATTAATACCAGCTAACAGTCATTTAGcacttgctctgtgccaggcattaacatgtaatcctcacaagaaTCTTACAAGATTAGTACTATTATCCCTGTTTCACAGgtaaggaaacagaggcacagagaagttagataacttgctcaaagtcacacagctagtaggtaATGGAGGTAGCACTTGAATACTGCTTATGCCCTGGTGCAAAGAAACCAttccccactttgggaggccgaggcgggtggatcacctgaagtcaggagtttgagaccagcctgacaaatacggtgaaatcccatctctactgaaaatacagaaattaaggctgggcgtggtagctcacacctataatcctagcacttttggagacctaggcaggcagattgcctgaggtcaggagtttgcaaccagcctggctaacattgtaaaatcctgtctctgctaaaaatacagcagttagccagtcatggtggtacacgccagtagtcttagctactcaggaggctgaggcagaattgcttgagctcaggagggagaggttgcagtgagccaagattgcaccactgtactccagcctgggtgacagagtaaaactatgcctaaaaaaaaaaaaaaaaaattagaatttctccttttaatttttcagttccTCTATAGAAACAAGTATCactagggctgggcacagtggctcacgcctgtattcccagcactttgggaggctaaggtgggcagatcacgagatcaggagttcaagaccagcctgaccaacgtggtgaaaccccatctgtactaacaatacaaaaattagtcaggtgtgatggcgcatgcctgttatcccagctactctggaggctgaggcaggagagttgcttgaacccaggaggtggaggttgcagtgagccaacttcGCATCATTgcggaaaaaataaaaaataagaaaagatatacATGTACACtattgatgttttttcttttctttttttttgagacagaatcttgctttgtctcccaggctggagtgcaatggcacgatctccacttactgcaacctctgcatcccaggttaaagcaattttcctacctcagcctctgagttgctgggattataaccatgtgccaccatgcctggctaattttgtatttttagtagagacgaggttctccatgtttgtcaggctggtctccaactcccaacctcccactctcctcagcctcccaaagtgctgggattacaggcgtgagccactgtgcccggccttattgATATTTGTTTCTATAGaggaattgaaaaattaaaaggagaaattctaatttcatttttttttttacgcATAGTTTTACGCTGTCTGCGCCCGGcttatctatattttctatttagagacagtgtctcactgttgcccagcctTGCCCAGCCCGGACAacagtgcagtagtgtgatcatagctcgctatcacctcaaactcctgggctcaggcaatcctgccaactcagcctcctaaatagctgagactacaggcatctacctccataccagctaattttaaaagggtttttttttgtttatttttgtagagtcagaTTATTActatattgccctggctggtttccaattcctggcctcaagcaatcctcccacctgagcctcccaaagtgttggttgagattacaggcatgggccccTACACACAGCCACATTGTTACGTTGCTGAATAGTAGTCTAATGTATTAacataccacagtttatccattatATGGTTGAAGGACATCTGGGGTATCTCTAGTTTTGGTTATGAGTAGTTACTGCCATCATAAACATTCACGTGCAGgccgttttgttttgttctgtttttggagacagagttttgttcttatcacccaggctggagtgcagtggtgcaatctcagctcactgcaacctctgccccttgggttcaagtgattctcctgcctcggcctcttgagtagctgggataacaggcatgtgccaccatgcctggctaatttttgtattttgtggagatggggtttcgccatgttgtccaggctggtctcaaactcctgacctcaggcaatccacccaccttggcctcccaaagtgctgggattacaggcatgagccactgcgcctggcctgtgtgCATGTCTTTTGGTAtgcatttctcttgggtatttGCCTAGGAAGAGAATGGCTAGGTCATTGGGCATACATATGTTCAGCTTGTGTAGACAGTGCCAAATAGTGTACAAAGTGGTTATATTTATTTGTACTCCCACCAGCAGGGCACTGGAGTCCCAGTGTCAgcctttgattttaattttaacatcttTTGTAATGATGGACCTATGAGGTAATTATGTTTCAGGCAAGTTACCTATTCCCTTTCCCTCTAGCAAAGTCATTTTAAGGTCTCATTGTCATTTTCTAGAATTTGTTCACAGAGGTATCTACTGAGGGAAATGGGGATTCCTCAAAATCTTGTCCCCAGGCCTCTTTGCAAAATTTCCCCTTTTGTTTCCTGCGGCTTTCTCTTATCCCGTCTCTGAAACTTAACCACATCGTGCCATTTGGTTGTTGCTGAAGGGCACCCAGGCACCGTGTCACTTGGAACAGCATTCTCATATGCAGGTACCTGAGCTGCTTATCTTGCAGGTACTAGGTTTGGCAGCCCCTGTATGCCTGCAGTTACCACGTGGGTCACTGGTCACTCACCCCTCTGACACTCAGACATCTCTGTAATTAGCCCCTGTCTAGTAGGGTACAGTGAATTTATGTGCATAATCCAATTAAAACTTAAGTCTGATCATGGCACATGGCACACGTCTGCCCGGAGCCCTCCAGGTGTTCCATCTCAGGATAAAAGTCAGAATCAGCAGCACCATTGACATTTAGACCAGATGACTTTTTGTTGGGGTTGGAGGAGTGACTcacctgtgcattgtaggatctttttttttgagacagtctcactctgttgtccaggcctgagtacagtggtgcgatctcagctcactgcaacctctccctcccagattcaagtgattctcctgccttagtccgccgagtagctggaactacaggcacatgctaccatgcccagctaatttttgtgtttgtttatttatttaatattttttaaaagacggggtttccccatgttggtcaggctggtcttgaactcctgacctcaggtgatccgcccgccttggcctccaaagtgctgggattacaggcgtgagccaccgcgcccggctgatcgTTTTCTTATTTATCTTGTGTAATGCAGCTTTCCCCACTAGACCAACATTTCATGAAGCCagatatttttacttgttttttgacTGTTTTGTCTTTGCCAagacagtacctggcatatagcaGGTGTTCAATATATCTGTTGACTGAATAATTATTTTGCATACTCCTATAAGTAGTATTGAAAGAGCTGGCCAAAGgtgtagtttttctgtttttttccgagacagagtctcgctcagtctccTAGGCTGGCGTACaaacaatggcacaatcttggctcactgcaacctccacctcccaggttcaaacagttctcctgcctcagcctcccaagtagctaggattacagacgcctaccgctgcacccagctaattttttgcattattttttttagcagagacggctgggcgcagtggctcacatttgtaatcccagctcttagggaggcagaagcaggaggatagcttgagcccaggagttcaagacctgcctggggaATATATCGAGAACTTGTtcttcacaaaaggaaaaaaaaaaaagaccaaaaaaaaaagtgtaatagagacagggtttcactatgttggccaggctggtctcaaactcctgacctcaggtgatccatccacatgatagtgtgtgcctgtactctccactactcgggaggctgagtcaggagaatcacttgaacccaggaagcagagggaggctgcagggggtcaagactgcaccgctgcactccaccctgagcaacagagcaagactcagtctcaaataaaaaaaaaaaaacaaccctggtggccaggtgcagtggctcacacctgtaatcccagcactttcagaggctgaggtaggaagatcacttgactccaggagtttgagaccagtcctggcaagatagtgagacctgtctctacaaaaatttaaaaaaaaaattagccaggagtgttgATGTGTAcgtacaatcccagctactcaggaggctgaggcaagaggatcgctttagcccaggaggtcgaggctgcagtgagccgtgatcatgcctctgcacttcagcttgggtgacagggtaagactgtttcaaaaaaaaaaaaggaacccatTTCCGTTACTCAGTCTGTGTCCCTAACCCACTAGAGTTATAGAGAGATGCAGCTGTTTCTCATTACTGGAGATCTTGTAACCACAGGAAGTTAAGGGAgtataaaaatttaatgttttgCTTAACATTTCTGGCGGGGATGTGGGGGGAACAATTGGAAAATCCTGTCTTTTTCTAGGGCTTCTGTTTCCTTTTGAACATTCTGTTCCTGAAGGAAATAATTCTTTCTATCTTTGTGTTGCGGAATTGAACCATATTTGCCAGTCTGGCTTAGGGGTTGGTGCTGTTGGCATTTTCTTCTCCCCAAGTGGCAGTGGCTTTTGCAGCCTTGAGGTTCAAGCAAGTGTCTGGGTGTGTGGCATGGGTTTTCCCTGTCCAGTGGGCCACTTCAGGACCACCTGTCTCTATGTCTTTCAGAATCTTCcctggagaaagagagggagactcCCAGTCCCATCGACCCCAACTGTGTGGAGGTGGATGTGAACTTCAATCCAGACCCCGCCGACCTGGTGCTCTCCAGCGTGCCAGGCGGGGAGCTCTTCAACCCTCGGAAGCACAAGTTTGCTGAGGAGGACCTGAAGCCCCAGCCCATGATCAAAAAGGCCAAAAAGGTCTTT from the Callithrix jacchus isolate 240 chromosome 1, calJac240_pri, whole genome shotgun sequence genome contains:
- the TEF gene encoding thyrotroph embryonic factor isoform X3, whose product is MDMPEVLKSLLEHSLPWPEKRTDVVSADKEKGKEKLEEDEAAAASTMAVSASLMPPIWDKTIPYDGESFHLEYMDLDEFLLENGIPASPTHLAHNLLLPVAELEGKESASSSTASPPSSSTAIFQPSETVSSTESSLEKERETPSPIDPNCVEVDVNFNPDPADLVLSSVPGGELFNPRKHKFAEEDLKPQPMIKKAKKVFVPDEQKDEKYWTRRKKNNVAAKRSRDARRLKENQITIRAAFLEKENTALRTEVAELRKEVGKCKTIVSKYETKYGPL
- the TEF gene encoding thyrotroph embryonic factor isoform X2, with amino-acid sequence MSDAGGGKKPPVEPQAGPGPGPGRAAGERGLSGSFPLVLKKLMENPPRESRLDKEKGKEKLEEDEAAAASTMAVSASLMPPIWDKTIPYDGESFHLEYMDLDEFLLENGIPASPTHLAHNLLLPVAELEGKESASSSTASPPSSSTAIFQPSETVSSTESSLEKERETPSPIDPNCVEVDVNFNPDPADLVLSSVPGGELFNPRKHKFAEEDLKPQPMIKKAKKVFVPDEQKDEKYWTRRKKNNVAAKRSRDARRLKENQITIRAAFLEKENTALRTEVAELRKEVGKCKTIVSKYETKYGPL
- the TEF gene encoding thyrotroph embryonic factor isoform X4, producing MDMPEVLKSLLEHSLPWPEKRTDKEKGKEKLEEDEAAAASTMAVSASLMPPIWDKTIPYDGESFHLEYMDLDEFLLENGIPASPTHLAHNLLLPVAELEGKESASSSTASPPSSSTAIFQPSETVSSTESSLEKERETPSPIDPNCVEVDVNFNPDPADLVLSSVPGGELFNPRKHKFAEEDLKPQPMIKKAKKVFVPDEQKDEKYWTRRKKNNVAAKRSRDARRLKENQITIRAAFLEKENTALRTEVAELRKEVGKCKTIVSKYETKYGPL
- the TEF gene encoding thyrotroph embryonic factor isoform X1, whose product is MSDAGGGKKPPVEPQAGPGPGPGRAAGERGLSGSFPLVLKKLMENPPRESRLDVVSADKEKGKEKLEEDEAAAASTMAVSASLMPPIWDKTIPYDGESFHLEYMDLDEFLLENGIPASPTHLAHNLLLPVAELEGKESASSSTASPPSSSTAIFQPSETVSSTESSLEKERETPSPIDPNCVEVDVNFNPDPADLVLSSVPGGELFNPRKHKFAEEDLKPQPMIKKAKKVFVPDEQKDEKYWTRRKKNNVAAKRSRDARRLKENQITIRAAFLEKENTALRTEVAELRKEVGKCKTIVSKYETKYGPL